The DNA region GCCTAAACTTTAAGGAGCACACAAAGCTTACACAGACTATGGGGACTGCTAATCCCAGCTTGATCCCTCCCTCCACTACTTCCACAGGGGATTGCCAGCAACTCTTTCCAAACCAAGCAggctcattttttccccttggtgtCATTCTACTGAAATGCTTTGCACCAAACAACCCAGCAGTGCTACTGAAGAATGGGGATAAGCAACATGCGTTGTTGGCACCCGTCCCACATTTCAGGTGAAGGATGCACAAGCAGAAGTCTGGATTTTAAGATGGTAAGAGCCTTGAAGGGTTGCTGCTATTACCATCTTTGACCTCttccagagcacagagcaggcacAAACTGAGAAGGGAGTGGCAGAGGAGGAGTATCAAGGGTGCTCTTGCATCCTTGTGAGCCCAGGATCAATATATCAGCTGTGGGGGCTGTCTAAATGCCTCTGCCAGGCACACATGCCAGCCCCCTGCACACATGAAGTGGGGCACAGTCCCCAAGCCCACACCTGTGGTCACCTCATGTCCCTGGGGCTCAGGCCTGTACTCACCTCCTCTGTCACTCCTGCAGTCCCTCCTTGCCGCAGGGCCACTCCAATACCAGCCTGAGCATCCCGTGCTGACAGTCTCCTGTCTCCCAGGACTTTTGCAAGGATCTtgtgctccagagcctggagctctgCTTGCAAGTCTTCCCTCTGGAGGatgaaggcagcagcaccacccTGGTGGGACTGTGACAGGAACCTACTGATCCATACTGGGAACTGCGCTTCCACCTGGAACGATGCagacagagctcagccctggagcagggatccTTGCTTGCCTTTCTGCCAaaagggctggggacaggggactcACATCAGCCTTCACTGTCTTCAGCTGCTCCAGTATCCCCTCCACGTGCTTCCCCATAACCTCCTGGTCTGACTTGAGGCTTGCCAGCTCCCTCCTCAGTactgccacctcctgctccagcttgCCCACCTCCTGCCGGAAGATCCCTCGCAGGCTCTCCTGCAATGAGCTGTGCCAAGAGAAAGGTAACAAAACATCGAGCCAATGGGCCCAGTTCCCCTCTGCAAACTGAAGGAAGAGGTTCATCCCACATCACTTATGCTCAATCCCATCTCCACACCCAGTTTTAATTCCACTGGCAGTGACCTCTTCTATCATGCGTCCCATGGAAAAGCATCCTCAGCTTACCCCTCAGGTGAAGGGCCACATTCACAGTGATGCAAAACAACAGCGGCAAAGGTGATTTGTTGCCATTGCTGTTAagagccctgctgccagccatgGAATGGCAGGTTAGGTTGGAACAGACCACAGGGGGTCAATTTGGTCCAACCTCCAGCATCATCCCAGAgtacatggcacaggattgcatccagacgGTTCTGGACTATCTCCAGaaagggagactccacaacctctctgggcaacgTGTTCCAGTGTGTGGtcactgcacagtaaagaagttcttccacatgttcaggtggaacttcctgtgtaTCAGTTTCTGCCcgttgcctcttgtcctattgcttgacaccactgagaagagcctggctccatcctttTGACACCCTCCCCTCAGATACTGACAGACATTGGTGAGGTCCCCGCTCAGTTGTCTCTTCTtaaggctgaacaggcccaacTTCTTCAGCCTTTCCTCGTAAGAGAGATTTTCCAGTCCCTTCATCATCCCCGTAAGCCCTCTGCTGGACCAGCTCCAGGAACTCCACATCTCTCTTGTACTattgaggagcccagaactggacacagcactccagaggTGGCCTCATTAGGGCTGGGCAGACAGACAAGATCACCTACTGACAATGCCCTTCCTAGTGCACCTTAGGATACCACTGCCCTTTTTGGCCAGAAGGGCACAGTGCTGGCTCCCACAGATACCCCCATAtgtatttccttccttccttccctgtccCAGACTACGTCTCTTGATCTCTCCTTTGTCCCAAACCAGGCCTACAAACCCGTCCTAAAGCCTGGCTGAGGGAAATTCACCCAGCTACCTGCCTGCCCCTAACAGAGCAATGGCACTGCCTCATAGCCAGCGTTACCTCTGCTGCTCCGAGTTCAGCTCCAGCAAGCGCGCTTCCATCTCCTACCAGGAAAACGGGAAGGGGTGAGACCTGGGACATCACTGGCGAGGGTGTCCTCTCCAGGTACCAACACACACTTGGCTGCTTACCTGGGAAGCTTGTGCCATCTTGCCCAGGCGCCCATCTAAATCCCTCTGCACCTGGGCTCGGAGCACCTCCAGCTCGCCCTGAAGGATGAGGAACAGGGTGGAATATCagagcctggccctgcacacCCCCATCTCCCTGCATTCCCCATGTCACTCACCTGAAGGTGGTTGGCCATGTCGGTGCGGAGATGCTCCTTCAGCCCCGCGTCCCGGCGGCTCACCAGCCCTTCCAGCAGAGCAAGGATGTCCCCTGGGAGTGGTTCTCcacctgctgtcactgctgctgccccatGACGCAGCTCCCACCGTGACAGCTCGGCCTCCAGTGCCTCAAAGCGCTTCTCCAGGGACTGGAAGCGAGCCAGGAGTCGGTGTTCCCCCTGCGGGGACAAAACCAGGATGTGATGCAGCCTCCCAGGGAAGTGCCTGCTCCAGAGAACCCCTGTGAAAGGGGAGACCCTGACCACCCATTCCCCAGAGTCAGTGGCATCTTATTCATCTGTTGTTTCCCAGGAGAAGGCAGACGTTTCCCCTGCTCCATCTCAGGGACAGCCCAAGAGTGAGATGTCCACAAGCTGGTGGGGGAGACAGTGTGGAGCCATCATCTGCCCCGTTCTCCACTACTCCTCATACCCTAGAAACAATTGTTCAGCCATGGATCACACCGTCCCACCTCTCTCTGCAAGGCACTCATCCCACCTGGGCCATACTCATGCCTTTGCTGAAGCTTACCTGGTCCAGCGTGGTCAGGTCCCCTGCCTCAGGAACATCGGAGAAGTAGGAAAGCTTTCCAGCTCCCCACCATGGGAAGGAAGGCAGACTGAGTGTAGATAGCCCATTTGGGTAGAAGTACCAAGCTCCTAGACACAGAAGGATGAGATAATCAAAACCACAGGCTGGTAATGGGCCAGAGTAGTGGACAGGGTGGACATACAGAGGCTCAGCCATCAGCATCCCCAGGGATTACCAGGAGaacactggcacagggatgcagacGGACCAGGTTACCAGAAGACGTGAGCACTGAGCTCCAGGCCATCCCATCTCCCAGCTGTGGGAGTGGGATGCTCTGCACTGCCCCAGATCTCAGGGCAGCACATCAAGGGAGGGTGGCTCACCGtaagctgcagcagcaaggagcaggaggaggagtagcagcagcagcaaggaccTCTTCAGACGTGGGTAGTGCCTGGAACATGGAGAAGAAAGAGGTGCCTGGAGGACTGCAGCCACCTTCCATCACCTTTGGATGGGGGccagagggaaagcaaaatgaCAAGACAGCCACCACCCCAAATGTGCCTCCCCTTTTCAGGCTCCTGCAGGCTTTACCCACGCTTCCCCAATCCTGGTGTCCCCCCTGCACActcacctggagaaggggaCGCTGTCCAGGTGGGAAGCTGTGCCAGTGAGGCGGCGCCAGGCCCCTGCCAGCCTTGAGAACAGCCACCTCATTAACTGAACTgccaggaataaaaaaaacaagcctCAGAAGGGGTCCTGGCAGAGATGTCTCCTCCATGCCCAAGGGTGGCACCACAAGGGGATAAAGCTCCTCTACCCAAACAGGGAATAGCACAGCACCTGGAGAACAGAGATGCTGACTGGCAAGAACGCTGCTGGTAGAAGtgcccctgccagccctccACTCACCTGGAGAGGTGAACACCTGCCAGAGGAAGGAGCCCACCCGGGAGGCTGCAGTTCTCAGACCTGACCCAGAGCTACTCTGGGCTGAAAAATAGTGACCTGGAAAGGAAGCAGCAAGTCACCAATGCAGACAGCATCCTAGTGCATTGCCCACAGCAAAGGCTTTGCACTGGAGGAGGGCATCTAGTGGGGACTGGCAGCACAATGGGTACAGCCAGGCCCTGGGCTGGGCCTCCTGGGGATGCCTCCCCTGCATTCCTGCCACTCCAGACAGACTAGAGCATCCCTACCAGCGTAGTCGTCCTCCGAGGAGTACCCAGATGAAGATGTGTAGGTGTCATACGTCTTGCTCTCTAGCACCCCATTGATCTTACTGGACtcggtgtcccctgtgcctcttcttctcctggtggagaGCTCTCCACCTGTCCCCAAAACACAGAATTCCACTGAGAAATCACCCAGCATCACTTCCAAAAGGGGCAACCCAGTCAGCCAGCCTGGGCAGTTGCCCCAACACTCTCCAGTGTCCAGGGAGGTCCCCAGCTGCCGTAGGAGAGTGGAGGGGCTCACCCCAGTACGTGCTGCTGTCCAGGTCATCATCATCCAGCATGGAGCTACCCAGGGCAGCAAGGCCCTGGCTGCCCCCCAGGTAGGACTCGCTCATCATGGACTCGCTATAGTAGGAGGTTTGGGTGCTGGGGACGGGAGTGAGGCGCTTTGTGCTACTCGATTTCCTCCTGAGCGTCCTGCGGGAGGTGAGAACAGGCTCATCGGACATGTGTGGTTACAGGCTGGGACGGGGGCGGTCACAGTGCACCCATGGGAGAAAATGGGGAATTCACCCCAATCCCTCGACCAGCATCGCTTCCCTCCACACCGGATGGCGGCAGCTTTCGGAGGCTGCAGCCTCCCGCCCGTCCCGCGCATCGCTTCCGCTGCACCGCTGCGGTTTTCCGGCCGGCGCTCGCAGCGCACCtccctctttcctccctcctccctctcgccatccagctgcagctgggagctggcacCCGGCCACCCACGGCAGGCTCCCGTGGGGACACAGCGGTGCCGGGACAGGGAGCGCGGGGCTCTGCCTTGTGCCGGCTCTCCCCACGCCTCACCCAGGAATGTCCCTGGTGTGGGTTGGGATGCCCCGCCCCTGTCAGATTTGGGGAAGGGACCCCCCTCGCCTCTGTCAGATTTGGGGAGAGGGACCCCACCCCGTGCCCCCCACTAACCTGCCGGTGGTCTCTTTGAACGGAAGCTGTGTCCCACCCAGCAGAGATGTGCCGCCGCTGCTGGTCGTGGCATCATCGTCCCCGGGGTAATAGCGGCTGGTGACAAGGCGCTGGCTGCGGCGGGACATGGCGGCAGCACGGAGCGGGTCTCGGCTCACCTGCGGGTGAGGAGAGGGcggggaagagaaggaagtgTCACTGGCAGGTCCCTGGAGAGGGACGCGCTCAGCGCGATCCCGTGCGCGGGGACCCCACCCCCGTGGCAGAACACACCGAACACCGTCCCGAGCTGGCGGCCATGGGGTGTCCCGGGATGGAGCCGCCTCCCCGTACAGGCCGATAAACCCCTTCACCCCCTTCGCGGGCCGCCCGCGTGTTCAGCGGCTGCCCCCGGCCCCACGCATCTTCCCCCAAGGCCCCGGTGCTGAGCCGGCCCCCGGCTTTGCCCCCGCCGCACCGTCCCCCTCGCAGACCCACCGGCAAGTGCCGCGCCGCGGGGAACGAGCCCCCGCTCCCTGCCGGCCGCtctcgccgccgccgccgccgctcccttTTGTTTTGCGGGGGAAGGCGGCAGCCGCCTCCCCGCCCTCCCCCAGGacccgcccgccgccgccgagAAGGTGGGGCAGACACCGCTCTGGGGACCTCTTCTTTATCATCAGCGTTATtgctatttattattattaccgCCGctgccattttctttttatttcattttgttgtattttcatCATTTGGGGAGGGCGATGATAAAGGCCCGTCGCACTCTGCTGCCCACCGGGACCTGGTTCCCAGACACCTCGGCGCTGGGTTCCTCCCGCCGTGCCCAGCAGCCAGCCCACGCTGCCAGCCAAGGGCGTGGGGGGCAGCCCAAACCGGGAGCTCCCAGGTGCGCCCTAGCCCCCTTTGGGCTTTGCTGGGGTGGCTGGTTTGCTGGTCCTGGTGGGGTGGGAAATGCCCGCACCCCACGCGGCCCCCGTCACGACGACACGGCCGAACCTATCCCTGAGGCGTGGGCAGCCCCGCTCGACACCCGTGTGCCCACGCCGCCTCGACTGGGCGGGCGTGTTCTGCTGCTCCCGGGGCCCAGACACGCCGCTGGCATCGCTCTTTCCCACGGGCGGCTGGGCAGGCTCCGCAGGGGCGTGTGAAGCCAAGCGGGCTGCTCCCGTGGGACCTTGAACCGCTGCCGCACAGCTGGGACCTTGTGCAAACTCACCAGGTTGAAAAAACAACCACCCTCCCACACCCCGCCTTTTAAATCTGACGGCGCCTCGTAATATGATTTGCCTGGGGGAGCTCTGAGCGTCAGGACAACTGGCCACCTGTGTCTGGATGCAGTTGTTTAGGCTGTGTTTATGCAGGAATGGTCCCCCTTGGCTTTGGGTATGGGGCAAAAAGGTATTTAtataaagagtaaaaaaaagaaaaaaaaaaaaagaaaaaggaagaagctAGCAGAAGGGAAGGAACCTATTGCAAAAGAACCATGAAACCTTTTCCTCCGTGTGCCCCCTTTGGGGCACAagccagggcagtggcaggaggaCGTGCTGTCAGCCGCAACAAACTCCAATTCAGCGTCCCCAGTCCTGTTGTATAACACACACAGATCCTCTttgtctcccttttttttttttttttttttttcttccttttgagcCCATTTTTTGTTCCAGCCAAAATCTCTGCCTAGCTTTTCCAGCTCCATCTCCCACTGTGCCAGCTGCCCTTTTTCACCCTTTCCCGTGGCTTCCCATCCCTTTGCAAGTGTCTGGCTGGGACAGAGGACATCTCCCCTCCCCAGTGGCACCTTTATCTCAGGCCATGCAGATGGCAATCCCATGTCCCGACCTGGGTACACTGGCAGTAGCTGTCACAATggcacctgctccaggtgacgTAACCCTGCATGGATTAACCCCCCCAGGAGGCTCAGGGGATAAGCTGGGTGCTGAGCCACCAGGCACTAAGTAGGGTGCACAGCTCCAGGTCAATCCATCCCCTCCTCAGGAGCCACTTTTTTGGCTGTGAAGGGAGTGAGTGGTAGCTCCCAAGGGTTTTGGGAAGATGTTCTGAGGGAAGTGGGGTTTGTCCTTGCTACATCCCTGGTCCTGTGGAGGAGGTGGTGATGCCAGAGCTATGGGAGTTTCTGAGTGGGCGTGGGAAGACTGGGGCAAAGATAAGTGGTGTGTAGCTCGCAGCTTCTGCCTCATTTTCCCCACACCAGCAGTGGGGGAGTCTCAGCTCTCTTTTTGGGGGTCACCAGGGCATCGCCATGCTGGGGGTGGGGCAGAAGGAGATTGCCAGCTGTTCCAGTTTGACAGCTCTtgctggggaaaagcaggaaaaatcccTACCCTTTCCTAAAAGGCTTTGGAGGGCTGAAATGACTCATCCAGGCACACAAGGACAGGGCAAGGCTGGGAAAGCAGCCTTGGTAGGGAAGATCACGGCTTGTGTCTTCTCCACTAGGCcaacctttttatttaaatttcctccctgtcccagctATCCTTAGAACCTGCTTTCCTGGTTCATCAcgccagcagctccagtgccacCAAAAGCTGACGCTACAAAGAATCAGAACTTCACATTGATCCCCATATCATCCTCAGCAGCACACCAAAACATCCCCCCATCACACCCATGACCCCACAtcatccaccagcacctctTCCTGGTGGGCTGCTCTAGCCAGGCAGTGtcccactgccaccagcaccttCCCCAGGCGCCGGTCCAGTGCCTGCAGGTGGGGCTCAGCCAGGACAGGGGCCAGTGGATCTGCAGCCATGGCCTCTCGCAGCACATCGCTCAGGCGGTAGGGTTCAGTGGCCAGCAGTTGCAGCCGCAGGTAAGTGGACTTCTTGATGCTGCCAAAGATGAGGAGGGAGAGGTCTCAATAGGAGGAGCCTCTCCCCAACAGCAGATCCGGGGTGGGCAGCAGCCCCTTACCTGCAGCATTGCTGGAGAGGGGCCAGGATGGACGGTTCATCACGCGAGTGTGTGCCGAAACTAGGGGTGCAGAGAAGACTGTAAGGATGTGTCAGGGTGGCATTTCTGCATGACTGGAGGTTTCCCCCCACCCCTTTGCTGTGATTGCTCCCCCCTACTCCCCAGCTTTACCCGCGACCATTGTCCAGGTGGAGCAGGAAAGTGTCATTCCCAAATTTCTCAAAGGTCTCATAGTGGTGCCGATCCATATTGCCTGTGATGGGCCAACAAATTTGCCATCAGGTTGTGGGCTGGGAGGTGGGAGCAGGTGTAGAGGCAGTAAGCGGGGACACAGAGCACTCTCCTGGTGTGACAATGAaacccagagctggggaaaagggTTGGAGGCGCCTCTAAGGTGTCCATCTGGTGGCCATGGCCATACAGGGGAACTGAGCAGAGACCACACGGCCTCCAGGCCTCTTCTCatcccagcagccccacagTGGGACAACAGTGGCAAATGGAGCAGAAATAATGGCAAAGGCACGGCTGGGTGGTCAGGAATGAGGAGATGGGAAAGTCTCCTAGTCAGCTGCTGGTGAGGGGACAGcgcagagaggaagaaaatggcccagggacaggagagtcagcaggagctctgggcagCATCAGCTCCACCTCTGACTCTCCAGGGGCTGCATGTGAAAGCATGCTGGAAGGTGCTTCCCATGTCCAGGGAAGGTGCTTCCCATGTCCAGGGCATTCAGCTGGGGTGTCCCTGGAATCTCTTGACCTTCGACTTCTGCCCATTTGGCCTGCTGGTCCTGAAGAACctccacagcccccagcacaggcacagaggggcTCACCCATGAGGAAATCGAGGATCGTCATGTCGATGAGGTTGAGGAGACGATGGCCGCTGTCATAGGGTGGTGTCTCTCGCACCTGAGCACAGTAGTTAGGGTTCAGCTCCCACCTGGTGGCAGAGGCCAGGGAGGGCAATGGGGCCAtgagagcagctgtggagaaGCCCCCTCCCATCCCATGGCTCTGCTGGCCCATGTCCCCACACCCCCCATGCCCTGCCTCACTCAGCCTTCTTGCTCTTGTGGTAGGAGCGGCGCCAGGGGCTGCGCCAGGAGCGGCGCTTGGCCAGGGTCTTgtcagggagcagggcagccatGGAGCCCTCCAGCCGGTCCGGTTTGCCACAGAGGGCGTGCTCGGTGGAGCAGTAGTAGGAGCACTCCCCGTAGAAGCAGACGTTACCCGCTGGCCGTGGGGATAAAGCAAAGGTTGATAAAGAGAAGGAAGGCAGTGAGCCCGTGACCCACAGACAGAGTGGTCCAGCAAGCAGCCAGGGGAGGATGCTCCATGCACTCTGGCCATCTGCCACCAGCAAAGCAATGGCCAGGGAGGCTGTGAGGAGCAAAGGCCTCTGGCAGGGCTACCCATGGGAGCTGGAACAGTCCCCAGTGGGATAGTTTGTCTGAGCGTGGGGGCAGCGGTAgccagctccaggtgagctcCATCCAGGTGGCCacaggagaggatggagagcaTGAAAGCTCACCTGGGGAGATGAAGAAAGTCTTGGCCAATTTCTTGTCTGTGGTGATATCCCGAATTTCCTTTGTTATGTTGACCAAACGGCCAGAAACTGGGGGGATTCGCCGGAAATCCAGGATCCTGAAACACAGAACTTGGAAGCATTTCTTGCTGACCTCAGCTGGTTGAATAACAGCGAGTCATTAAAACTGACAGAAGACACAGATATCCCTCACAACAGGGAGCGAGAGATGTGGTGAAGGAGcagtttctctggtgctttGCCAGTATGCAAAGCTCATGCTCACCTGTCCAGGTGGAAGGCTGCAATCTCTGCATTGTGCCGTTCAAAGTCTGAGAAGTAGAAGAAATCAATGGGGGTCTCCTGGTCCCGGGTCTGCCTAGAAGAAGAGGGGACAGTAGAGGCAATCATCATGGATGGGGTCACTCCAAGCCTGGGATTAGTTCCAAACCACCACTCACCTTGTGTTCCCTGGTGACACAGCCAGACCCAGTCTCCTCCAGTCACTTCCTGATGGATGGGTGGCTCCAAGCCCCCTCTCCACGGTCCCACGCTACCCCTGCCTCCAACTCAAGGGTGGGGAAGCCCTTTATGGACTGGAGGCTCCTGGATGGTCCTCATGGACCACCTTCTTCTTTCCACCACTGGAGGTCACTAGCCCATTACAGGCTGCATCCAGTTTGCAGCTAGCACCGCCAGGGAAAGCAAGATAAACGGGACCATTCGCCTCGCCTCAGTTTTGGAATGGAGGTGCTGAAGCATGGCAGCACATGAagcatttctccatttctccctCCAAGGCCCCCTCTAGCCACTCCTCGCTACCTAACAGGGCCGTGGAAGTGAGGTATAGGGTTATCCCAGACTCTACTCACTTCATGGGCTTGAAGAGGGCCTGCCCATAGTTTGGGAACGTCATGATGAGCTTGAGCTGGGTCCCACCGGACTTCTGGACTGAAAGGAGGCACATGAGGATGagggaggcaggcagcaggcagaagAGCAGGGGTATGGACAGGGGTAGAGACAGGGAGGTGGTACCTGAACTGACAATCCTTTGTGTGGCCAAATCCTGGAGGAGTGTGGGCAACAAGGGGTCCTGGCGGGGGTACAGCTCATAGCGGTTGATGCCGATGTGGAATTTGAGCCAGGTGGGGTAGGTATCATAGGCTGTCTTCCCTGTCAGGAGGAGCGTCTCGGCTTTACTGCTGCTGACCCTGCAGCCCAACAGTCACCACCACCCCAACAACAAGGACAGCTTTTAGTTGGGACAGGATGGGTCCGGTGTCCCCAGGCCCTTCCTGGCAGCCAGTGCATGGAGGGTGAGGCAGGGAGAAAGCCCAGAGCAAGCCCTGGATGGGTTCCAGGTTTCATGGTGGTAGAACTCCTTGCCCCATTCAGCCTCCTTTGGCACCTGGCAGATCCCACCCAAAGTTGGTGGCCAGGAAGACCCATCAGCATGGCTGGATTTGGACACAGTGtcttccctccatcccccaTGGAAAATCCCTGGGTTGATCCTGCTTGTCTCATCCATGCATTTATTTCCCTGCTGGAACAGATCATCTCATTGTTTTTCCCTAAGGGATTGGCTCCCAGGAGTAGAGTCTGCTACAACCCCCTGTGTGCTTACTGGGGTCACACGTGTGTACACATTTGGAGTAGCATGGGTTTCCCAGGCATCCCCAGCACTGACATGAACTTCAATCCCCAAGGACCCATTCCCCTTGGGTGGGTTTCCCCGCAGGGGATAAGTTTAGGTTAGCACTATCCCTGTCTCTGTGCATCCTGCAAATTTGCAGTTTGCTGGCATCCAAGGGAGCCCCTGGGGGTATCTGTCCCACCTCTGTTGCTAGCACACACTGGTACTGCAATGGGACAGTTAGGCCAGGGTATCTATAACCCATATCCATATCTCTCTCTAGGAAAACACAGACTGTGCATTGATTTCATCAAACCAGACCCAAGGCTATCCATAGGTGGTCCTCAGAGAAAAGGCAAATGCCCATTTGTGGAAACCAGCTCTTAAGACAGCTTCTATTGTCTCCCAGTTCTAGCAGGCACCACTTTTGAAAAGTGTGCTTTTCGTAAGGCAGCTGGTATGTGTTATAATGCTAAAGCTTTTAATATCTTCCCTTCTACTTAGAGGTTAGTAGTCCAAAGATAAAAATAGACAGCTGTCAGTAGTGAGCTCGCCATACAGCCAAGCCTAAAGAGGTCAGGCTGTATCCTACAAAATGCAGGACAGGAATGGTCTCATGGTTAGAGGTAAGCTACATTGCAGGCTTTGCATCTCCAACATACCAAGAGAGGGGGATAAAACTGGTTAGAAATCTGGAGCAGGGACTCCCTGAAATACAGAGAGACAGACTGTGGGCTAGTCTGCAttggggaaggagctgaggagaTCATCTGATAGCTATCCATAATACAATGAATAATCAAGTCTCCTTTAGCTTTGCTGTGTGCTACAAGCTTATGGGTAGCAGCCCAAATATCCAGGGCTAGGAGAGGATTTGAAATGAGAGAAGAGCATGCTTAGCAATATGGGCCGCCTCTGGGGTAGGATGCTGATCTACATATGGAAACCACGTTTGGCCCCTGCTGCTTGTCCCCTCAAACCCACATATCCCCCAAATGCAAGCTAGGCTTGGGCTTGCTCCTCACCATTCATCACTCCCGCTGCTGTGCAGGCTGAACTTCTCCATGGGGTTGATGATAAACAGCTTGTCTTTCTCTGTCACCTCTGGAACTGGGATGTTGTAAAGAGGATGCTCGAAGAGTGCTGCCAGCTTTGATCCCTTGGTCCACCCTGCATTCCCCTCTTCATGCTGCTGTTGGATCTCTGGCTCTCCAGCCCTCAagtgcagccctgctctctgtggCTGGGAACTTTTCTCCAAGGAGCCGTTGTTTCCACTGAAATCCTGAAGGATTCGCAGGCTCAGCTTTTTGAGGCTGGCTGGCACGGGGCTGCCTGACAAGACACTCACAGCTTTTGACGCTTTCGTATCACAGTCGCAGGGCCTGTGGGTTGTGGGGAGAGCAAAATCCATCACCAGGTGCACAAGAAGGgccaagagcagaaaaaggagaaggcTGATTTTAAATTTCCTCTGCAAAAGCGTTTGCAGCCGGCACCGCATCCTTCCTCACACGAAACACTTGGCAAGGGATGGGCACCTACAACAGGTTAAAAATGTTGGTgtggctgcagcctctgtgcaAAAATAGGAGCGAGGTTTCCTGGATTTAGAGCATCGCAGCAAAAGAGCAACTGGTGCAAGGGCAGAGTGGCAGGAAAGATCTGTCACCATGGCACTTCATGGTGTGACACCACCAGGATGGGACAGGAGGTTGTGGTGGGGTTTATCAGCACTGCTAAGGGTCAAGCTGGCACTGCCAAGGTTAGAGTAAACAGGGCAAGTTCCAAATCAATAGCTTCAAAGCTGGCTCAGGGAGAGCAATGGCTGCAGATGACTCCCCACTGTCCTGTCTATGCTGTCACTTGCACAGGGCTGCAGAACATTTCCTTGAATCCAGGGCATTAAAATgcttctgcccctctgcagca from Sylvia atricapilla isolate bSylAtr1 chromosome 5, bSylAtr1.pri, whole genome shotgun sequence includes:
- the SUN2 gene encoding SUN domain-containing protein 2, whose amino-acid sequence is MSRRSQRLVTSRYYPGDDDATTSSGGTSLLGGTQLPFKETTGRTLRRKSSSTKRLTPVPSTQTSYYSESMMSESYLGGSQGLAALGSSMLDDDDLDSSTYWGGELSTRRRRGTGDTESSKINGVLESKTYDTYTSSSGYSSEDDYAGHYFSAQSSSGSGLRTAASRVGSFLWQVFTSPVQLMRWLFSRLAGAWRRLTGTASHLDSVPFSRHYPRLKRSLLLLLLLLLLLAAAAYGAWYFYPNGLSTLSLPSFPWWGAGKLSYFSDVPEAGDLTTLDQGEHRLLARFQSLEKRFEALEAELSRWELRHGAAAVTAGGEPLPGDILALLEGLVSRRDAGLKEHLRTDMANHLQGELEVLRAQVQRDLDGRLGKMAQASQEMEARLLELNSEQQSSLQESLRGIFRQEVGKLEQEVAVLRRELASLKSDQEVMGKHVEGILEQLKTVKADVEAQFPVWISRFLSQSHQGGAAAFILQREDLQAELQALEHKILAKVLGDRRLSARDAQAGIGVALRQGGTAGVTEEQVHLIVAQALKRYSEDRVGMVDYALESAGASVINTRCSETYETRTALLSLFGIPLWYHSQSPRVILQPDVNPGNCWAFRGSQGFAVIRLSSIIRPTAVTLEHISKALSPQGTIPSAPKDFAVYGLKEEGEEEGLLLGQFTYNHDGDPIQTFYLEGDSMGTYQLVELRVLSNWGHPEYTCIYRFRVHGEPAH
- the LOC136361844 gene encoding extracellular serine/threonine protein kinase FAM20C-like, translated to MRCRLQTLLQRKFKISLLLFLLLALLVHLVMDFALPTTHRPCDCDTKASKAVSVLSGSPVPASLKKLSLRILQDFSGNNGSLEKSSQPQRAGLHLRAGEPEIQQQHEEGNAGWTKGSKLAALFEHPLYNIPVPEVTEKDKLFIINPMEKFSLHSSGSDEWVSSSKAETLLLTGKTAYDTYPTWLKFHIGINRYELYPRQDPLLPTLLQDLATQRIVSSVQKSGGTQLKLIMTFPNYGQALFKPMKQTRDQETPIDFFYFSDFERHNAEIAAFHLDRILDFRRIPPVSGRLVNITKEIRDITTDKKLAKTFFISPAGNVCFYGECSYYCSTEHALCGKPDRLEGSMAALLPDKTLAKRRSWRSPWRRSYHKSKKAEWELNPNYCAQVRETPPYDSGHRLLNLIDMTILDFLMGNMDRHHYETFEKFGNDTFLLHLDNGRGFGTHSRDEPSILAPLQQCCSIKKSTYLRLQLLATEPYRLSDVLREAMAADPLAPVLAEPHLQALDRRLGKVLVAVGHCLARAAHQEEVLVDDVGSWV